One Sphingobacteriaceae bacterium genomic region harbors:
- a CDS encoding PH domain-containing protein, with product MPLDASQTPANLQNGERHVFKPAPPAAGGRWFAVVMVIVLLAGLGAPALILHEAWAFSTLNYRVDDQGVKVHHGLRRIVIPKEAITDVTVHETAPRMGRIAGTSLGGYRVGWFSGPWGRIYLVAVGRGPLVVLETTLGAGPGQEGRRYGLTPADPEAFVARLEQTGIGPQGGAGPDSAGGEAIFPPAQVAGSSPARQFLILGAAVMVPLVGALGLAGWLGGGGPRHLRYILDPEGIT from the coding sequence ATGCCTTTGGATGCCTCCCAGACTCCCGCAAACCTGCAAAACGGCGAGAGACATGTGTTCAAGCCTGCGCCGCCGGCGGCCGGCGGCCGCTGGTTTGCCGTCGTCATGGTCATCGTGCTGCTGGCCGGCTTGGGGGCTCCCGCCTTGATCCTCCACGAAGCCTGGGCTTTCAGCACTTTGAATTACCGGGTGGATGATCAAGGGGTGAAGGTCCACCACGGGCTCCGGCGCATCGTCATCCCCAAAGAAGCCATTACTGATGTGACAGTCCATGAGACGGCCCCCAGGATGGGCCGGATTGCCGGCACCAGCCTGGGCGGCTACCGGGTGGGGTGGTTCAGCGGCCCCTGGGGGCGGATCTACCTGGTGGCCGTGGGGCGCGGCCCCTTGGTGGTGCTGGAGACCACTTTGGGAGCGGGTCCGGGCCAGGAGGGCCGGCGCTACGGCCTGACCCCCGCCGACCCCGAGGCTTTCGTGGCACGCCTGGAGCAAACGGGCATAGGCCCTCAAGGCGGCGCCGGTCCGGACAGCGCCGGCGGTGAGGCGATTTTCCCGCCGGCTCAGGTCGCCGGCTCCAGCCCTGCCCGCCAGTTTTTGATTCTCGGGGCTGCCGTCATGGTGCCCCTGGTGGGCGCCTTGGGCCTGGCCGGATGGTTAGGCGGCGGCGGGCCGCGGCACCTGCGCTACATCTTGGATCCCGAGGGCATAACG